A region of Arabidopsis thaliana chromosome 5, partial sequence DNA encodes the following proteins:
- a CDS encoding Zinc-binding dehydrogenase family protein (Zinc-binding dehydrogenase family protein; FUNCTIONS IN: oxidoreductase activity, binding, zinc ion binding, catalytic activity; INVOLVED IN: response to oxidative stress, response to cyclopentenone; EXPRESSED IN: 11 plant structures; EXPRESSED DURING: LP.06 six leaves visible, LP.04 four leaves visible, 4 anthesis, petal differentiation and expansion stage; CONTAINS InterPro DOMAIN/s: GroES-like (InterPro:IPR011032), Polyketide synthase, enoylreductase (InterPro:IPR020843), NAD(P)-binding domain (InterPro:IPR016040), Alcohol dehydrogenase, C-terminal (InterPro:IPR013149), Alcohol dehydrogenase superfamily, zinc-containing (InterPro:IPR002085); BEST Arabidopsis thaliana protein match is: alkenal reductase (TAIR:AT5G16970.1).) has product MTTATNKQVILKDYVSGFPTESNFDFTTTTVELRVPEANRRVRSVYSDRIWAFRLQKRRPTLGYSCMGGVQCYHLTHEHFKIQHTDVPLSYYTGLLGMPGMTAYVGFYEICSPKKGETVYVSAASGAVGQLVGQFAKMMGCYVVGSAGSKEKVDLLKTKFGFDYAFNYKEEPDLSAALKRCFPNGIDIYFENVGGKMLDAVLMNMNMHGRIAVCGMISQYNLENQEGVHNLSNIIYKRIRIQGFVVSDFYDEYSKFLEFLHPHIKEGKITYVEDVADGLEKGPEALVGLFHGKNVGKQVVVIARE; this is encoded by the exons ATGACGACGGCGACGAACAAGCAAGTTATATTGAAAGACTACGTGAGTGGTTTCCCTACGGAATCCAATTTCGATTTCACTACCACCACCGTCGAACTTAGGGTTCCGGAAG CCAATAGAAGGGTACGGAGTGTCTACAGTGATAGAATCTGGGCATTCAGATTACAAAAAAGGAGACCTACTCTGGGGTATAGTTGCATGGGAGGAGTACAGTGTTATCACTTGACTCACGAGCATTTCAAGATCCAACATACTGATGTTCCATTGTCTTACTACACTGGACTTCTCG GTATGCCTGGTATGACCGCATATGTTGGGTTTTATGAGATCTGTTCTCCAAAGAAAGGAGAGACAGTTTATGTGTCAGCTGCATCTGGTGCTGTTGGTCAGCTTGTGGGACAATTTGCTAAGATGATGGGCTGTTATGTTGTTGGAAGTGCTGGTAGCAAAGAAAAG GTTGATCTCCTGAAGACCAAGTTTGGGTTTGATTATGCATTTAACTACAAGGAAGAACCTGACCTTAGTGCTGCGCTCAAAAG GTGTTTCCCTAATGGCATTGACATATACTTTGAGAATGTAGGAGGCAAAATGCTAGATGCAGTGCTTATGAACATGAACATGCACGGGCGTATCGCTGTCTGTGGAATGATCTCACAGTACAATCTTGAGAACCAAGAAGGTGTACACAACCTATCCAACATAATCTACAAACGAATCCGCATTCAAGGCTTTGTAGTGTCTGATTTCTACGACGAATACTCAAAGTTCTTGGAGTTTCTGCATCCGCACATTAAAGAAGGGAAGATAACGTACGTGGAAGATGTAGCTGATGGGCTCGAGAAAGGTCCTGAAGCTCTCGTGGGACTCTTCCATGGTAAGAATGTTGGGAAACAAGTTGTTGTTATTGCTCGTGAATGA
- a CDS encoding Zinc-binding dehydrogenase family protein (Zinc-binding dehydrogenase family protein; FUNCTIONS IN: oxidoreductase activity, binding, catalytic activity, zinc ion binding; INVOLVED IN: response to oxidative stress, response to cyclopentenone; EXPRESSED IN: 11 plant structures; EXPRESSED DURING: LP.06 six leaves visible, LP.04 four leaves visible, 4 anthesis, petal differentiation and expansion stage; CONTAINS InterPro DOMAIN/s: GroES-like (InterPro:IPR011032), NAD(P)-binding domain (InterPro:IPR016040), Alcohol dehydrogenase, C-terminal (InterPro:IPR013149), Alcohol dehydrogenase superfamily, zinc-containing (InterPro:IPR002085); BEST Arabidopsis thaliana protein match is: alkenal reductase (TAIR:AT5G16970.1); Has 15533 Blast hits to 15515 proteins in 1800 species: Archae - 151; Bacteria - 8738; Metazoa - 804; Fungi - 1160; Plants - 566; Viruses - 0; Other Eukaryotes - 4114 (source: NCBI BLink).) produces the protein MGGVQCYHLTHEHFKIQHTDVPLSYYTGLLGMPGMTAYVGFYEICSPKKGETVYVSAASGAVGQLVGQFAKMMGCYVVGSAGSKEKVDLLKTKFGFDYAFNYKEEPDLSAALKRCFPNGIDIYFENVGGKMLDAVLMNMNMHGRIAVCGMISQYNLENQEGVHNLSNIIYKRIRIQGFVVSDFYDEYSKFLEFLHPHIKEGKITYVEDVADGLEKGPEALVGLFHGKNVGKQVVVIARE, from the exons ATGGGAGGAGTACAGTGTTATCACTTGACTCACGAGCATTTCAAGATCCAACATACTGATGTTCCATTGTCTTACTACACTGGACTTCTCG GTATGCCTGGTATGACCGCATATGTTGGGTTTTATGAGATCTGTTCTCCAAAGAAAGGAGAGACAGTTTATGTGTCAGCTGCATCTGGTGCTGTTGGTCAGCTTGTGGGACAATTTGCTAAGATGATGGGCTGTTATGTTGTTGGAAGTGCTGGTAGCAAAGAAAAG GTTGATCTCCTGAAGACCAAGTTTGGGTTTGATTATGCATTTAACTACAAGGAAGAACCTGACCTTAGTGCTGCGCTCAAAAG GTGTTTCCCTAATGGCATTGACATATACTTTGAGAATGTAGGAGGCAAAATGCTAGATGCAGTGCTTATGAACATGAACATGCACGGGCGTATCGCTGTCTGTGGAATGATCTCACAGTACAATCTTGAGAACCAAGAAGGTGTACACAACCTATCCAACATAATCTACAAACGAATCCGCATTCAAGGCTTTGTAGTGTCTGATTTCTACGACGAATACTCAAAGTTCTTGGAGTTTCTGCATCCGCACATTAAAGAAGGGAAGATAACGTACGTGGAAGATGTAGCTGATGGGCTCGAGAAAGGTCCTGAAGCTCTCGTGGGACTCTTCCATGGTAAGAATGTTGGGAAACAAGTTGTTGTTATTGCTCGTGAATGA